The following proteins are co-located in the Desulfatitalea tepidiphila genome:
- a CDS encoding integration host factor subunit alpha yields MALTKNDIVTRVNDLGFTQKKSAEVVESLLEIIKRCLAEGEDLLVSGFGKFCVKTKRPRRGRNPATGEDLILDQRRVVTFKCSGKLRDKIN; encoded by the coding sequence ATGGCACTCACGAAAAATGATATTGTCACACGTGTCAATGACTTGGGCTTTACCCAGAAAAAGTCCGCGGAGGTCGTCGAATCATTGCTTGAAATCATCAAGCGTTGTCTGGCGGAGGGCGAAGACCTCCTTGTGTCGGGTTTTGGAAAATTTTGCGTTAAGACCAAAAGGCCCCGGCGTGGACGCAACCCGGCGACCGGCGAAGACCTGATTTTGGACCAGCGTCGGGTCGTGACCTTTAAGTGTTCGGGTAAATTGAGAGACAAAATCAATTAG
- a CDS encoding sugar phosphorylase, whose translation MSPELSIARQLNHIYGDHSASAFERLMALLSRFQAEAGSRFERFSEKDVVLITYGDTLRGSGERPLQTLHRFCAANLEQAISTIHLLPFFPFSSDDGFSVIDYERVDPSIGTWEDISRLGGAFDLMVDFVLNHISAQSPWFYKYLKGLDGYRELAIEVDPHIDLSAVVRPRTHPLLTPFTKFTDRKVFLWTTFSADQIDLNYKSIDVLCRMVEVLLFYVEKGARFVRMDAVAYVWKEVGTDCIHRPQAHALVKLFRAVLDMVAPDVVIITETNVPHDENIRYFGNGFDEAQMVYNFSLPPLLAHTFLTSDTEYLCRWASQLATPTSETTFLNFTASHDGIGIRPLEGILSEAQIQDLIQHARRCGGDVSSKRNADGSSSPYELNITYVDMMAQEGQGGTRTHAKRFLASQAIALSLPGVPAVYVHSLLGSRNWNEGVLQTGRLRTINRQPLNIDQLQRELDDSRSFRSLVFRAYRALLRMRRKQPAFHPNAVFEMLDIGPGLFGVRRSCEAQTIYALTSVSEHGQTVSLAGYVAQDALIDLLTGRACPADAIELAPYQTVWLDLTSNQR comes from the coding sequence ATGTCACCTGAACTGAGCATAGCGCGGCAGTTGAACCATATATATGGTGATCACAGCGCGTCGGCGTTCGAACGGCTCATGGCGCTATTGTCGCGTTTCCAAGCGGAAGCCGGTTCGAGGTTCGAGCGCTTTTCCGAAAAAGACGTGGTCTTGATCACTTACGGCGACACGCTGCGCGGCTCCGGTGAACGTCCTCTGCAAACCTTGCACCGGTTTTGTGCCGCCAATCTCGAGCAGGCAATTTCAACGATCCACCTTTTGCCTTTTTTCCCCTTTTCGTCGGATGACGGCTTCTCTGTCATCGACTATGAGCGGGTCGACCCATCGATCGGGACATGGGAGGACATATCGCGATTGGGAGGGGCTTTTGACCTGATGGTCGATTTCGTACTGAACCATATTTCCGCTCAAAGCCCATGGTTCTACAAGTACTTGAAAGGCTTGGATGGGTATCGCGAACTGGCGATCGAAGTCGATCCGCACATCGATCTGTCTGCAGTCGTCAGGCCGCGCACCCACCCTTTGTTGACGCCGTTTACCAAATTCACGGACCGAAAGGTATTTCTATGGACCACCTTCAGTGCCGACCAGATCGATTTGAATTACAAGAGTATCGATGTGTTATGTCGAATGGTGGAAGTACTCCTGTTTTACGTCGAAAAGGGCGCGCGTTTCGTTCGCATGGATGCGGTGGCCTACGTTTGGAAAGAGGTGGGGACCGATTGCATCCACCGCCCCCAGGCGCATGCCTTGGTGAAGTTGTTTCGAGCCGTCTTGGATATGGTGGCGCCCGATGTGGTCATTATTACCGAAACCAATGTACCCCACGATGAAAACATTCGTTATTTCGGCAATGGATTCGATGAGGCGCAGATGGTCTATAATTTTTCGTTGCCGCCGTTATTGGCGCACACCTTCCTGACGTCCGACACCGAATATCTCTGCCGCTGGGCAAGTCAGCTCGCAACACCAACCAGCGAGACCACCTTTCTGAATTTTACGGCATCCCATGACGGCATCGGCATCAGACCATTGGAGGGGATTCTCAGCGAAGCGCAGATCCAGGACCTGATCCAGCATGCGCGACGATGCGGCGGTGACGTTTCGAGCAAGCGAAATGCAGATGGCAGCAGCAGTCCCTATGAGCTGAATATCACCTATGTGGATATGATGGCGCAGGAAGGGCAGGGGGGAACCCGAACTCATGCCAAAAGATTTTTAGCCTCGCAAGCCATCGCATTATCCTTGCCCGGGGTTCCGGCGGTGTATGTACACAGCCTGCTGGGATCTCGAAATTGGAATGAGGGCGTCCTTCAAACCGGGCGTCTTCGGACAATCAATCGCCAACCCCTGAATATCGACCAGTTGCAACGGGAACTCGATGACAGCCGCAGTTTCCGCTCCCTGGTGTTCAGGGCTTACAGGGCCTTGTTGCGGATGCGGCGAAAACAACCGGCGTTTCATCCCAATGCAGTTTTCGAGATGCTCGATATAGGCCCCGGCCTTTTTGGTGTGCGCCGAAGCTGCGAAGCCCAGACCATCTATGCGCTCACCTCTGTCAGCGAGCATGGGCAAACCGTATCTTTGGCAGGATATGTGGCTCAAGATGCATTGATAGATTTGCTGACCGGGCGCGCCTGCCCTGCAGATGCCATCGAGCTGGCGCCCTACCAGACGGTTTGGCTTGACCTGACGTCGAATCAGCGCTGA
- a CDS encoding HEAT repeat domain-containing protein codes for MPQTDDHPKELLLQTARQILFALSGAYKKLNLYSETHNVYKEALRHLQTLVAPFVQEFDRLRLHIERDRITFNGESVYEGTLEPTDFVSVLHRDGFLWVEFKEGIESWEIDTFLKAMRDHSVLGEDAEDDIVTALWEFDLPSIAYEADELVLGLNDDLVIEELPCHPPEGDDAPAHDDEYQSKGRSAPAGNLSEEAAASLKAPAQLYRLNQEEREQLAKMIAAEERMDGSDHVVDVLLYIIGNHCLPEDVDELLTYMGHELREALLQGRFLYLHTVLIKFRKQLKSYQSRSHWAAPYLERFILKLSNVSFLENLLEISTLIDESEPQGLIDLKAFLSLLDPEAISSLAPIMLKVRSAKLQRILINAIATLSKRDIRPLEKLLLASDKILAGRLVFILKFFNEAHSRKLLSRLLCDESAAIRLQALKAVLAAKEQSIDPEEAATLLGDPDEEVRKLLLQSLAGEKSVQSEKLLLDHLKSLTPEQEDPDYYLSVCRSLGKCGSYRCVPFLRSLLFKWPQFGILRPSNSIQRRGAILALESLGTTEAADLIKKVERGFLGNFLRAE; via the coding sequence ATGCCGCAAACAGATGACCATCCTAAAGAACTTCTCCTACAAACGGCGAGACAGATACTGTTTGCTTTAAGTGGTGCCTATAAAAAACTCAATCTATATTCCGAAACTCATAACGTTTACAAGGAGGCCTTGCGACATCTCCAGACCCTTGTTGCGCCATTTGTCCAAGAGTTCGACCGTCTGCGGCTGCACATTGAAAGAGACCGGATTACTTTTAACGGTGAATCGGTTTACGAAGGCACTTTGGAGCCAACGGACTTTGTATCCGTGCTTCATCGTGACGGTTTTCTGTGGGTCGAATTCAAAGAGGGAATTGAATCCTGGGAAATCGATACGTTTCTCAAGGCCATGCGCGACCATAGCGTTCTTGGCGAAGATGCCGAAGACGATATCGTAACGGCCCTATGGGAATTTGACCTGCCGTCGATCGCCTATGAGGCGGACGAACTGGTTCTGGGGCTGAACGACGATCTTGTGATAGAAGAATTACCCTGCCACCCTCCTGAAGGTGACGATGCACCTGCCCATGATGATGAATACCAGTCTAAAGGCCGGTCCGCTCCGGCGGGGAACTTGTCTGAAGAGGCGGCGGCATCTTTGAAGGCGCCTGCTCAGCTTTATCGTCTAAACCAGGAGGAACGTGAACAACTTGCAAAAATGATAGCCGCCGAAGAGCGGATGGATGGGTCCGACCACGTCGTCGATGTATTGCTTTACATCATTGGAAATCACTGTCTGCCCGAAGATGTGGATGAGCTGTTGACCTATATGGGGCATGAACTGCGAGAGGCCCTGTTGCAGGGACGTTTTTTATATTTGCATACGGTCCTGATCAAATTCAGGAAACAGCTCAAATCATATCAATCGAGGTCGCATTGGGCCGCCCCCTATCTCGAGCGTTTCATTTTGAAACTTTCGAATGTCTCTTTTCTAGAAAACTTGCTGGAGATTTCCACGCTGATCGATGAAAGCGAGCCCCAGGGGCTCATTGATTTGAAGGCGTTCTTATCCTTGTTGGATCCAGAGGCCATTTCATCGCTTGCACCCATCATGTTGAAAGTTCGCTCGGCGAAGCTGCAACGCATCTTGATCAATGCGATTGCGACCCTGTCGAAACGCGATATTCGACCATTGGAAAAGCTGTTGCTCGCATCGGACAAGATCCTGGCGGGTCGCCTGGTCTTTATTCTGAAATTCTTCAACGAGGCTCATTCCCGCAAGCTCTTATCCAGGCTCCTGTGCGATGAATCGGCCGCCATTCGTCTTCAGGCGTTAAAAGCGGTTCTTGCCGCAAAAGAGCAATCCATTGACCCCGAGGAAGCAGCGACACTCCTTGGTGATCCGGATGAGGAGGTCCGCAAATTACTGCTCCAATCTCTGGCAGGTGAAAAAAGCGTGCAATCGGAAAAACTTCTGCTGGATCATCTCAAATCATTGACACCAGAGCAGGAGGACCCGGACTATTACCTGAGCGTATGCCGGTCGCTGGGTAAATGCGGCTCGTACCGCTGTGTCCCTTTTTTGAGATCATTGCTTTTCAAATGGCCTCAATTCGGTATCTTAAGACCGAGCAACAGCATACAGCGACGCGGGGCCATCCTGGCACTTGAGTCACTGGGAACAACAGAGGCTGCCGACTTGATCAAAAAAGTGGAACGGGGCTTTTTGGGTAACTTTCTTCGCGCGGAGTAA
- a CDS encoding HD-GYP domain-containing protein, with the protein MEERGLYGLQIDADLQGVAPQHIVAFFRQLDQCVKQDDPSTWLTDQIVRRHMQWVSVAQTPYRPNTDDDAPLDDLTQKKAAVRKTYAGTLSSIKEIAGKLATNQRVGMRNSVRLVQKMVDIITEDETLFLGISTIRIYDDYTYTHSLNVAILAMCLGKHIGLNRLMLERLGLCGLFHDLGKVAIPRELLNKQGSLNEDEYAVLKTHSMHSARLILRLKSKDDRKSKILVPPFEHHMGYDHSGYPKVLTGPKISLFGRILTIVDVYDAITSPRIYRKNALSPDKAIAQMATQSGTHFDPILFKVFVGMMGVYPVGTLVKLDSGELGIVKQSSKRTGRSRPIVQCIIRDDDQSYSKGAVVDLADRDDATGEYFHNIIATMHPSTIGVQAAAFLL; encoded by the coding sequence ATGGAAGAACGCGGCCTCTATGGGTTGCAGATAGACGCCGACCTGCAAGGTGTAGCTCCTCAACACATTGTTGCATTCTTCCGGCAGCTCGATCAGTGCGTCAAACAAGACGATCCCTCTACCTGGCTCACAGATCAAATCGTGAGGCGCCATATGCAGTGGGTATCTGTGGCCCAGACACCTTATCGTCCAAACACGGACGACGACGCTCCATTGGACGACCTTACCCAGAAGAAGGCAGCAGTGCGGAAAACCTATGCCGGCACCCTGAGCTCCATAAAAGAGATTGCAGGCAAGCTTGCGACCAATCAACGCGTGGGCATGCGGAATTCAGTTCGTCTTGTTCAAAAAATGGTCGATATCATCACCGAGGATGAAACTCTTTTTCTCGGAATCAGCACGATTCGCATCTATGATGATTATACCTATACGCATTCACTGAATGTGGCCATTTTGGCCATGTGTCTTGGCAAGCACATCGGCTTGAACCGGCTCATGCTCGAGAGACTTGGATTGTGCGGCTTGTTTCACGATCTGGGGAAAGTGGCCATTCCAAGAGAATTGCTAAACAAACAAGGTTCATTGAACGAAGATGAATATGCCGTTCTCAAAACCCACTCCATGCACAGTGCCAGGCTGATCCTCAGGCTGAAGTCCAAGGATGATCGCAAAAGCAAGATCCTCGTGCCTCCGTTCGAACACCATATGGGATACGACCACTCAGGCTACCCGAAAGTCCTCACCGGTCCCAAAATCAGTCTGTTTGGGCGAATTCTCACCATCGTGGATGTTTATGACGCCATCACTTCGCCGCGCATTTACCGGAAGAATGCATTGAGTCCCGATAAAGCCATCGCACAGATGGCGACCCAATCCGGCACCCATTTTGACCCCATTTTGTTTAAAGTCTTTGTTGGCATGATGGGCGTCTATCCGGTGGGCACATTGGTCAAGCTGGATAGCGGCGAGCTTGGGATCGTCAAGCAGTCCTCCAAGAGAACCGGCCGCAGCCGCCCGATTGTTCAATGCATCATCCGCGACGACGATCAATCCTATAGCAAAGGCGCCGTGGTCGATCTTGCCGATCGCGATGATGCCACTGGAGAATATTTCCATAACATCATCGCTACCATGCACCCTTCCACCATTGGCGTTCAGGCCGCTGCCTTTTTACTTTAG
- a CDS encoding PaaI family thioesterase, whose protein sequence is MIESAKHDEEFTKMAHSLMPFTRELGFEVVEAKAEKVSARAQWAADRCTSGGMLHGGYLMAVADAAGAGCAGLNLPQGSWMTTMESKTNFFRGVSEGVIEIVAVPVNIGRTTITVQTDIFNDKGKLVSRTTQTQYIIPPR, encoded by the coding sequence ATGATCGAATCTGCGAAACACGACGAGGAGTTCACCAAAATGGCCCACAGCCTGATGCCCTTTACCAGGGAGCTGGGCTTCGAGGTTGTAGAAGCAAAAGCGGAAAAAGTTTCAGCTCGCGCCCAGTGGGCTGCTGATCGCTGCACCTCGGGGGGTATGCTCCACGGCGGATATCTGATGGCCGTGGCCGACGCGGCGGGTGCGGGATGCGCCGGCCTCAATCTGCCCCAGGGGTCCTGGATGACCACCATGGAATCGAAAACCAATTTTTTCCGAGGGGTGTCGGAGGGCGTTATTGAAATCGTGGCCGTCCCCGTCAACATCGGCCGGACGACGATTACGGTCCAGACGGATATTTTCAACGACAAGGGGAAGCTTGTCAGCCGGACGACGCAGACCCAATATATTATCCCTCCTCGATGA
- a CDS encoding helix-turn-helix domain-containing protein, giving the protein MKCSDKTVYRLIQEVKLPAVGIGGRALRIPASTFNDYLKSRVVDPDESIIMDR; this is encoded by the coding sequence ATGAAGTGCAGCGACAAGACCGTCTACCGCCTCATCCAGGAAGTCAAGCTGCCCGCCGTTGGCATCGGCGGACGGGCCCTGCGCATCCCGGCATCCACCTTCAACGATTACCTTAAAAGCCGGGTGGTGGATCCCGATGAGTCAATCATAATGGATCGATGA
- a CDS encoding toxin HicA, which translates to MLKIDNLLSKLQQDPKNVRFLDLCRICDHYFGEPHQQKSSHRIFKTPWQGDPRVNIQNDQGKAKAYQVKQVLLATEKLEVGHGPKK; encoded by the coding sequence ATGCTGAAAATCGATAACCTGTTATCGAAATTGCAACAAGACCCTAAAAATGTTCGGTTTTTGGATTTGTGCAGGATATGCGATCACTATTTCGGCGAACCCCACCAGCAGAAAAGCAGCCACCGCATCTTTAAAACACCCTGGCAAGGGGACCCGAGGGTAAATATTCAAAACGACCAGGGAAAGGCCAAAGCCTATCAAGTAAAACAGGTGCTTTTGGCGACAGAGAAATTGGAGGTTGGCCATGGCCCAAAAAAATGA
- a CDS encoding type II toxin-antitoxin system HicB family antitoxin, translated as MAQKNDKYTYRVTWSEDDNEYVGLCAEFPSLSWLADTPEKALKGIRKLVADVLLDMAQNNEPIPEAIASKHFSGKFVVRVPPEVHRRLALQAAESGVSLNRLASSKLSQ; from the coding sequence ATGGCCCAAAAAAATGACAAATATACGTACCGGGTAACCTGGTCCGAAGATGACAACGAGTATGTCGGCCTGTGCGCCGAGTTTCCCAGCCTGAGCTGGCTGGCCGATACACCGGAAAAGGCCTTGAAAGGCATCCGCAAACTCGTAGCCGACGTGTTGCTTGACATGGCGCAAAATAATGAGCCCATTCCCGAAGCCATCGCAAGCAAACACTTCAGCGGAAAGTTCGTGGTCCGGGTCCCGCCTGAAGTTCACAGAAGACTGGCCCTGCAGGCAGCTGAATCCGGCGTGAGCCTCAACCGCCTTGCCAGCTCCAAATTGAGCCAATAA
- a CDS encoding hybrid sensor histidine kinase/response regulator, whose translation MEEYLKEIQTIIETNRKPFVILDPDLRIIMANHRFYKTFDVSPDQVLEKILYSIDNDDWDIDALHALLETDLPKGKVMDDIEIDHTYSRLGRRILRINAQSYCHEKIGKTLILLSIEDFTKRKLLEEQLKESEERFRRMFETSRDGLMLINKVNGAVKHINHAITDLLGIEPYEIIEKSFLDTGILGKEVNFQGVLEHLEVDGFFTRETTLLNRRSKAEFHAEIFLVNRASLIQCNVRDITERRRIEDERQRLHDQLLQAQRLESVGRLAGGIAHDFNNILSVIVGYSQLMLENLAADHPHHEALEEVLKAAFRASALTRQMLAFGRKQVLEINKEDLNGIIKGFKKLIRRVIGEDLELQLSLTPQKLLVEVDVTQIEQVLMNLAVNARDAMPNGGVLKFETAVVELDSSYAKGRPGVTPGTYAMFAITDTGMGMDKETLAQIFDPFFTTKGKDKGTGLGLATCYGIVKQHGGNIWVYSEPGHGTTFKIYLPIATGSPKPSRRKSSLEESPGGGETVMVIEDDESVRTLTCAILTRCGYRVIESKSAMEAIAQSNQTEGLIDLVLTDVIMPDMKGPEAFHRIRERHPKAKVLYMSGYTDEVIVHKGILNQEVQFIQKPFSLQSLSNKVKEALRN comes from the coding sequence ATGGAAGAATATTTAAAAGAAATCCAGACGATCATCGAAACCAACCGGAAACCGTTTGTCATATTGGATCCGGACCTTCGGATCATTATGGCGAACCACCGATTTTACAAAACATTCGATGTTAGTCCCGATCAGGTGTTGGAGAAAATCCTCTATTCCATCGATAACGATGATTGGGATATCGATGCCCTGCACGCTCTGCTTGAAACCGACCTGCCCAAAGGCAAGGTGATGGATGATATCGAAATCGACCACACCTATTCACGCCTGGGCAGGAGGATCCTGCGGATAAACGCGCAATCCTATTGCCATGAAAAAATCGGTAAAACGCTGATCCTGCTCTCCATCGAAGATTTTACAAAACGAAAGCTGCTGGAAGAACAATTGAAGGAATCGGAAGAGCGCTTTCGGCGCATGTTCGAAACCTCCAGGGACGGCCTGATGTTGATCAACAAGGTCAACGGCGCCGTCAAGCATATCAACCACGCTATCACCGACCTTTTGGGCATCGAGCCATACGAAATCATTGAAAAATCATTCTTGGATACCGGAATTTTGGGAAAAGAGGTTAATTTCCAGGGAGTTTTGGAACATCTTGAAGTCGATGGGTTTTTTACGCGAGAGACAACGCTGCTGAACAGACGGTCGAAGGCCGAATTTCATGCCGAAATCTTTCTTGTGAACAGGGCCTCCCTGATTCAGTGCAATGTTCGCGATATCACAGAACGTAGAAGGATAGAGGATGAGCGCCAAAGACTTCACGATCAATTATTGCAGGCTCAAAGATTGGAATCCGTGGGGCGGTTGGCCGGCGGTATCGCGCACGATTTCAACAATATTCTATCGGTCATCGTGGGATACAGCCAACTGATGCTGGAAAATCTGGCGGCGGACCACCCCCATCATGAAGCACTTGAGGAAGTTTTAAAGGCAGCTTTCCGCGCAAGTGCTCTGACCAGACAGATGCTGGCATTCGGCCGCAAGCAAGTACTCGAAATAAACAAGGAGGATCTCAATGGCATCATAAAGGGTTTTAAAAAACTGATACGGAGGGTGATCGGCGAGGATCTCGAACTTCAATTATCTCTGACACCCCAGAAGCTTCTAGTCGAAGTGGACGTTACCCAAATTGAACAGGTGTTGATGAATCTGGCGGTCAATGCCAGGGATGCCATGCCGAACGGTGGCGTCTTGAAATTCGAAACGGCCGTCGTTGAACTGGATTCCAGTTATGCTAAAGGACGTCCGGGTGTGACCCCTGGCACATATGCCATGTTTGCTATCACCGATACAGGCATGGGCATGGACAAAGAGACCTTGGCCCAAATATTCGATCCATTTTTCACGACAAAGGGAAAGGACAAAGGGACAGGCCTGGGCCTGGCGACGTGCTACGGTATCGTCAAGCAACACGGCGGCAATATCTGGGTGTACAGTGAGCCCGGGCATGGCACCACTTTCAAAATCTATCTTCCGATCGCCACCGGATCGCCGAAACCATCAAGACGAAAGTCTTCGTTGGAAGAATCGCCCGGAGGGGGCGAAACAGTGATGGTGATAGAGGATGATGAGTCTGTTCGCACATTGACTTGCGCAATACTGACGCGGTGCGGATATCGCGTGATTGAATCGAAAAGCGCCATGGAAGCTATCGCACAATCCAATCAGACGGAAGGGCTCATAGATCTGGTCCTCACGGATGTGATCATGCCCGACATGAAGGGGCCGGAAGCTTTTCATCGTATCCGGGAGCGCCACCCCAAAGCCAAAGTCTTATACATGTCCGGATACACGGACGAGGTGATCGTGCACAAAGGGATTTTAAATCAAGAGGTGCAATTCATACAAAAACCGTTCAGCCTCCAATCGCTCTCAAACAAGGTAAAAGAGGCGCTGCGGAACTAA
- a CDS encoding DUF4118 domain-containing protein has translation MKKIPKWLWGLITVSNIIIIGFIDLITGYELNFFLFYFLPVSLAAWFIGLGASIGLSVLSAIVWLVADVFSGHTHSLHFYAVWNTLIRLSSFIFIGWVLSHIQQLLDHQRKLSEQLQVSLSEVKILEAFIPICSQCKKIRDERGNWQQLEKYISEHSNTQFSHSYCPECAKKAMIEAGLLKE, from the coding sequence ATGAAGAAGATCCCAAAATGGTTATGGGGACTAATCACTGTATCAAACATAATAATTATTGGATTTATCGACCTGATAACAGGGTACGAGTTGAATTTCTTCTTGTTCTACTTTTTACCAGTATCACTTGCAGCTTGGTTTATTGGACTTGGAGCCTCTATTGGATTGTCTGTTCTTTCTGCCATCGTATGGTTAGTGGCAGATGTATTTTCAGGACACACTCATTCTTTGCACTTCTATGCAGTCTGGAACACTCTGATCCGCCTTTCTTCTTTCATTTTTATCGGGTGGGTGTTATCCCATATACAGCAGTTGCTTGATCATCAACGAAAGTTGTCTGAACAATTACAAGTATCCCTTTCTGAGGTTAAGATTCTTGAGGCATTTATTCCCATATGCAGCCAATGCAAAAAGATCCGAGATGAAAGAGGGAACTGGCAACAATTGGAAAAATACATTAGTGAACATTCAAACACGCAATTTTCTCACAGCTATTGTCCAGAGTGCGCTAAGAAAGCTATGATAGAAGCTGGTTTATTAAAAGAGTAA
- a CDS encoding addiction module antidote protein, whose amino-acid sequence MEKTSTSKFDVAEHLRTPEEMAAYLEACLEEANGDAAFIAKALGDIARAKGMTQVAREAGLSRESLYKALSGERTPGFDTILKVIGALGLRLRAEAVQANS is encoded by the coding sequence ATGGAAAAGACCAGCACTTCAAAATTCGATGTCGCAGAACACCTTCGCACCCCCGAGGAAATGGCTGCTTATCTCGAGGCCTGCCTTGAGGAGGCGAATGGTGATGCAGCATTTATAGCAAAAGCTCTTGGGGATATTGCTCGGGCAAAAGGCATGACACAAGTCGCACGTGAGGCTGGCTTATCCCGCGAAAGTCTCTATAAGGCTCTTTCGGGAGAACGAACGCCTGGTTTTGATACAATACTCAAAGTAATCGGTGCCCTGGGTCTAAGATTGCGCGCTGAAGCAGTCCAAGCTAACTCTTGA
- a CDS encoding AbrB/MazE/SpoVT family DNA-binding domain-containing protein codes for MQTVTVSPKYQVVIPKPIREAMRLRPGQKLKVIEYEGRIELIPDRDISELKGFLKGINTNFTREDDRV; via the coding sequence ATGCAAACAGTAACGGTTTCTCCAAAATATCAGGTTGTTATACCTAAACCTATTAGAGAAGCGATGAGACTCCGCCCTGGGCAAAAATTAAAGGTCATTGAGTATGAAGGGCGAATCGAATTGATTCCTGATCGAGATATTTCAGAACTCAAAGGATTTCTAAAAGGAATAAATACAAACTTTACCCGCGAGGATGACAGGGTATGA
- a CDS encoding type II toxin-antitoxin system VapC family toxin: MNIVDSSGWLEYFSGGPNADHFLPPLQEPSSLIVPTIIIYEVFKVVLRETDENQAFQSIAAMQKGSVIDLTAGIAINASKLSLQYNLPMADSIILATAKSYECVIWTQDSDFANFEQVKFFPKKNIGQQKY, translated from the coding sequence ATGAATATTGTTGATTCCTCTGGATGGCTTGAATATTTTTCTGGAGGGCCAAATGCAGATCACTTCTTGCCACCGCTTCAAGAGCCTTCCTCCTTAATCGTTCCTACCATAATTATTTATGAGGTTTTCAAAGTCGTATTACGAGAAACTGACGAAAACCAAGCGTTTCAATCAATAGCAGCCATGCAAAAAGGATCTGTTATTGATCTAACTGCGGGTATTGCAATAAATGCGTCAAAGCTAAGCCTGCAATACAATTTGCCAATGGCTGATAGCATTATTTTAGCAACAGCCAAATCATATGAATGCGTGATATGGACACAAGATTCTGATTTTGCAAATTTTGAGCAAGTTAAATTCTTTCCAAAGAAAAACATTGGCCAACAAAAGTATTGA